In a genomic window of Salminus brasiliensis chromosome 12, fSalBra1.hap2, whole genome shotgun sequence:
- the fgf21 gene encoding fibroblast growth factor 21: MLASSSSNLAWLLLPLLSFHPSDCVPIDNVMAPYSGLVRERLLYTENRRQGLFMEIAADGSVQASPVPNSNCVLELRSVRPGRTIIRGVATSLFLCVNSQGHLTGQWDYTDEDCTFRELLVDSYTLFLSPHTGLPVSLYSKRPGKRRGPLLSHFLPVMNNQVVVGEDETEELSVRSIDVEKNDPFGSTLISHSILSPSMHKKKKK, from the exons ATGCTAGCAAGCTCCTCCTCCAACCTTGCTTGGCTCCTCCTCCCACTTCTCTCTTTTCATCCCAGTGACTGTGTGCCCATTGACAACGTGATGGCACCCTATTCAGGCCTGGTGAGAGAGCGTCTGCTCTATACAG aaaACAGAAGACAAGGTCTTTTCATGGAAATTGCAGCTGATGGCTCTGTGCAGGCCTCTCCTGTTCCAAACTCTAACT GTGTGCTGGAGCTGCGATCAGTGAGACCAGGGAGGACCATCATTCGAGGAGTAGCCACCTCTCTCTTCCTGTGTGTAAACTCACAGGGGCATCTCACAGGACAG TGGGATTATACTGATGAAGACTGCACCTTCAGAGAGCTGCTGGTGGACTCGTACACCCTGTTCCTCTCCCCACACACCGGCCTTCCTGTCTCACTGTATTCCAAACGGCCAGGGAAGAGGAGAGGTCCTTTACTCTCTCACTTCCTGCCAGTGATGAACAATCAGGTGGTTGTAGGAGAAGATGAAACAGAGGAGCTGAGTGTCCGGAGCATAGACGTTGAAAAGAATGACCCATTTGGGTCCACCCTGATTTCACATTCCATCCTCAGTCCATCCATgcacaaaaagaagaagaaataa